One window of the Marmota flaviventris isolate mMarFla1 chromosome 2, mMarFla1.hap1, whole genome shotgun sequence genome contains the following:
- the Elmo2 gene encoding engulfment and cell motility protein 2 isoform X3 produces the protein MVDVSILQRSLAILESMVLNSQSLYQKIAEEITVGQLISHLQVSNQEIQTYAIALINALFLKAPEDKRQDMANAFAQKHLRSIILNHVIRGNRPIKTEMAHQLYVLQVLTFNLLEERMMTKMDPNDQAQRDIIFELRRIAFDAESDPSNVPGSGTEKRKAMYTKDYKMLGFTNHINPALDFTQTPPGMLALDNMLYLAKVHQDTYIRIVLENSSREDKHECPFGRSAIELTKMLCEILQVGELPNEGRNDYHPMFFTHDRAFEELFGICIQLLNKTWKEMRATAEDFNKVMQVVREQITRALPSKPNSLDQFKSKLRSLSYSEILRLRQSERMSQDDFQSPPIVELREKIQPEILELIKQQRLNRLCEGSSFRKIGNRRRQERFWYCRLALNHKVLHYGDLDDNPQGEVTFESLQEKIPVADIKAIVTGKDCPHMKEKSALKQNKEVLELAFSILYDPDETLNFIAPNKYEYCIWIDGLSALLGKDMSSELTKSDLDTLLSMEMKLRLLDLENIQIPEAPPPVPKEPSSYDFVYHYG, from the exons ATGGTGGACGTGTCAATCCTTCAGAGGTCCCTGGCCATCCTGGAGAGCATGGTCTTGAACAGCCAGAGTTTGTACCAGAAGATAGCAGAGGAAATCACCGTGGGACAGCTCATCTCGCACCTGCAGGT CTCCAACCAGGAGATTCAGACCTACGCCATCGCACTGATTAACGCACTTTTTCTGAAGGCTCCTGAGGACAAGCGACAG GATATGGCCAATGCATTTGCACAGAAGCACCTTCGATCCATAATCCTGAAT CATGTGATCCGAGGGAACCGCCCAATCAAAACAGAGATGGCACATCAGCTCTATGTCCTTCAAGTCCTGACCTTTAACCTTCTGGAAGAAAGGATGATGACCAAGATGGACCCTAATGACCAG GCTCAAAGAGATATTATATTTGAACTAAGGAGGATTGCGTTTGATGCTGAATCTGACCCTAGCAATGTTCCTGGGAGTGGGACTGAAAAACGCAAAGCCATGTACACCAAGGACTACAAAATGTTGGGATTTACT AACCATATCAACCCAGCCTTGGACTTTACCCAGACTCCTCCTGGAATGCTGGCCTTGGACAACATGCTGTACTTGGCTAAAGTCCACCAGGACACCTACATCCGG ATTGTCTTGGAGAACAGCAGCCGAGAAGACAAACATGAATGCCCATTTGGCCGTAGTGCCATCGAGCTCACCAAAATGCTCTGTGAAATCCTGCAGGTTGGGGAACTGC CAAACGAAGGGCGCAATGACTACCACCCGATGTTCTTTACTCATGACCGAGCATTTGAAGAGCTCTTTGGAATCTGCATCCAGCTGTTGAACAAGACCTGGAAAGAGATGAGGGCAACAGCAGAGGACTTCAACAAG GTTATGCAGGTCGTCCGAGAGCAGATTACACGAGCTTTGCCCTCCAAACCCAACTCCTTGGATCAGTTCAAGAGCAAACTGCGTAGCCTAAGCTACTCTGAGATTCTAAGACTGCGCCAGTCTGAGAGGATGAGTCAGGATGACTTCCAGTCCCCGCCGATTGT GGAGCTGAGGGAGAAGATCCAGCCTGAGATCCTTGAGCTGATCAAGCAGCAGCGCCTGAACAGGCTCTGTGAGGGCAGCAGCTTCCGAAAGATAGGGAATCGCCGAAGGCAAG AACGGTTCTGGTACTGCCGATTAGCACTGAACCACAAGGTCCTGCACTACGGTGACTTGGATGACAACCCTCAAGGAGAGGTGACATTTGAATCCCTGCAGGAGAAAA TTCCTGTTGCAGACATTAAGGCCATTGTCACTGGGAAAGATTGTCCCCACATGAAAGAGAAAAGTGCTCTGAAACAGAATAAG GAGGTGTTGGAACTGGCTTTCTCCATCCTGTATGACCCTGATGAGACCTTAAACTTCATCGCTCCTAATAAATATGAG TACTGCATCTGGATTGATGGCCTCAGTGCCCTTCTGGGTAAGGACATGTCCAGTGAGCTGACCAAAAGTGACCTGGATACCCTGCTGAGCATGGAAATGAAGCTGCGGCTCCTGGACCTGGAAAACATCCAGATTCCTGAAGCACCGCCACCAGTCCCCAAGGAGCCCAGCAGCTATGACTTTGTCTATCATTACGGCTGA